In one window of Vibrio sp. DW001 DNA:
- the ftsY gene encoding signal recognition particle-docking protein FtsY: protein MTDKKKRGLFSWLGFGEDEGKNQEGGNKQIEGLQPEKQEENATIDTELASNESEDIIADASQANDTPSVNTDGLDDEINTTIDVESGGETLVESPIDTTVLIESTAEPASVDLVDAPVESGTKKVIVEQEKPTEGFFSRLKRSLARTKQNIGAGFFGLFKGKSIDDELFEELEEQLLIADVGMDTTLKIIGNLTEKASRRELKDGEALYGLLKEEMAEILSHVEQPLVIDTKHTPYVILMVGVNGVGKTTTIGKLAKQFQADGKKVMLAAGDTFRAAAVEQLQVWGERNNVPVIAQHTGADSASVIYDAIEAAKARGVDVVIADTAGRLQNKGHLMEELRKIVRVMKKVDDSAPHEIMLTLDAGTGQNAISQAKLFSDVAPVTGITLTKLDGTAKGGVIFAIADQFNIPIRYIGVGEGIDDLRPFESENFIEALFSREE from the coding sequence ATGACGGATAAGAAAAAGCGCGGACTATTTTCATGGCTTGGTTTTGGCGAAGATGAAGGAAAAAACCAAGAAGGTGGAAATAAGCAAATTGAAGGGCTTCAGCCAGAGAAGCAAGAAGAAAATGCCACTATTGACACTGAGCTAGCGAGCAATGAAAGCGAAGATATTATTGCCGATGCCTCACAAGCTAATGATACTCCGTCAGTTAATACAGACGGCTTAGATGATGAAATCAATACAACTATCGACGTTGAAAGTGGGGGGGAGACGCTTGTAGAATCGCCAATTGATACAACGGTATTGATTGAATCAACAGCGGAACCCGCCTCAGTCGATCTTGTAGATGCGCCTGTCGAAAGTGGTACAAAGAAAGTCATTGTTGAACAAGAGAAACCAACAGAAGGTTTCTTTTCAAGGTTAAAGCGTAGCTTAGCCAGAACAAAACAAAACATCGGTGCAGGTTTTTTTGGTCTGTTTAAAGGAAAATCGATAGACGATGAGCTTTTTGAAGAGCTTGAAGAGCAACTTTTAATCGCCGATGTAGGGATGGATACAACCTTAAAGATTATCGGTAACCTGACAGAAAAGGCATCTCGCAGAGAGTTAAAAGATGGCGAAGCGCTCTACGGTTTACTTAAAGAAGAAATGGCCGAAATACTGTCACATGTAGAGCAGCCATTAGTCATCGATACTAAGCACACTCCTTACGTGATACTAATGGTTGGCGTGAATGGCGTGGGTAAAACTACGACAATAGGTAAATTGGCAAAACAATTCCAAGCTGATGGGAAAAAAGTCATGCTTGCTGCAGGAGATACATTCCGAGCCGCTGCGGTGGAACAGTTACAAGTTTGGGGTGAAAGAAATAATGTCCCGGTTATTGCTCAACATACTGGTGCGGACAGTGCATCCGTCATTTATGATGCTATAGAAGCAGCGAAAGCTCGTGGTGTAGATGTTGTCATCGCGGATACTGCAGGTCGACTTCAAAACAAGGGTCATTTGATGGAAGAGCTGCGTAAAATTGTACGGGTAATGAAAAAAGTCGATGACTCTGCACCGCATGAAATAATGTTAACTCTCGATGCAGGCACTGGCCAAAATGCGATTAGCCAAGCCAAATTATTTAGCGATGTCGCCCCTGTTACTGGCATCACTCTGACAAAACTTGATGGAACCGCGAAAGGCGGGGTTATTTTCGCCATCGCTGATCAGTTTAATATCCCGATTCGCTACATTGGTGTTGGGGAAGGTATTGATGATCTTCGCCCGTTTGAATCTGAAAACTTTATTGAAGCGCTATTTAGTCGCGAAGAATAA
- the ftsE gene encoding cell division ATP-binding protein FtsE, which yields MIRFQQVSKAYRGGRQALQKVDFHLRQGEMAFLGGHSGAGKSTLLKLICAMERPSDGTIQFNGHDITKISNNDIPLLRRNIGIVFQDHRLLMDRTVFDNVALPMRIESATENDIKRRVSAALDKIGLLDKAKCLPSQLSGGEQQRVGIARAVVNRPTLVLADEPTGNLDPELSNRTMMLLEEFNRAGVSILVATHDVGLVGSRPQYRRFELNQGFLSEVEGYGQ from the coding sequence GTGATAAGATTTCAGCAAGTTAGTAAAGCTTATCGAGGTGGTCGCCAAGCATTACAAAAAGTGGATTTTCATCTTAGACAAGGTGAAATGGCATTTCTTGGTGGGCATTCTGGCGCTGGCAAAAGTACATTACTGAAGCTGATTTGTGCTATGGAACGTCCTTCTGATGGCACTATTCAATTCAACGGACACGATATTACAAAGATATCGAATAACGATATTCCTCTTTTAAGACGTAATATTGGTATCGTTTTTCAAGATCACCGTTTGTTAATGGATCGGACTGTATTTGATAATGTGGCATTGCCAATGCGTATAGAGTCTGCGACAGAAAATGATATTAAACGCAGAGTCTCCGCAGCGTTAGATAAAATAGGGTTGTTAGATAAAGCGAAGTGTTTGCCGAGTCAACTATCAGGTGGTGAGCAACAAAGAGTGGGTATCGCAAGAGCGGTTGTGAATAGACCCACTTTAGTACTGGCTGATGAACCGACTGGTAATCTAGATCCTGAACTGTCTAATCGAACCATGATGTTGCTGGAAGAGTTTAATCGAGCAGGTGTCTCTATTCTTGTCGCTACTCATGATGTTGGTCTTGTCGGCAGCAGGCCTCAGTATCGACGATTTGAGTTGAATCAAGGTTTTTTAAGTGAGGTCGAAGGCTATGGCCAATAA